The Rhinopithecus roxellana isolate Shanxi Qingling chromosome 13, ASM756505v1, whole genome shotgun sequence genome contains a region encoding:
- the TBX1 gene encoding T-box transcription factor TBX1 isoform X1, with amino-acid sequence MDARSPLSPRASAFSIASLVAVQAAERTAHQGSGSSDRVKLRWLPGSPTGMHFSTVTRDMEAFTASSLSSLGAAGGFPGAASPGADPYGPREPPPPPPPPRYDPCAAAAPGAPGPPPPHAYPFAPAARAATSAAAEPEGPGASCAAAAKAPVKKNAKVAGVSVQLEMKALWDEFNQLGTEMIVTKAGRRMFPTFQVKLFGMDPMADYMLLMDFVPVDDKRYRYAFHSSSWLVAGKADPATPGRVHYHPDSPAKGAQWMKQIVSFDKLKLTNNLLDDNGHIILNSMHRYQPRFHVVYVDPRKDSEKYAEENFKTFVFEETRFTAVTAYQNHRITQLKIASNPFAKGFRDCDPEDWPRNHRPGALPLMSAFARSRNPVASPTQPSGAEKDAAEARREFERDAGGQAVLGDPAHPPQLLARVLSPSLPAAGGAGGLVPLPGAPGGRPSPPHPELRLEAPGASEPLHHHPYKYPAAAYDHYLGAKSRPAPYPLPGLRSHGYHPHAHPHHHHHPVSPAAAAAAAAAAAAAAANMYSSAGAAPPGSYDYCPR; translated from the exons ATGGACGCGCGGAGCCCGCTGTCTCCCCGGGCCAGTGCGTTCAGCATCGCCTCTCTCGTTGCAGTCCAGGCGGCGGAGCGCACCGCCCACCAGGGCTCAGGGTCCTCCGACCGGGTGAAGCTTCGCTGGCTGCCAGGGTCCCCGACCGGGATGCACTTCAGCACGGTCACCAGAGACATGGAAG CCTTCACGGCCAGCAGCCTGAGCAGCCTGGGGGCCGCGGGGGGCTTCCCGGGCGCCGCGTCGCCCGGCGCCGACCCATACGGCCCGCGCgagcccccgccgccgccgccgccaccgcgtTACGATCCgtgcgccgccgccgcccccggcGCCCCGGGCCCGCCGCCGCCGCACGCCTACCCGTTTGCGCCGGCCGCCCGGGCCGCCACCAGCGCCGCCGCCGAGCCCGAGGGCCCCGGGGCCAGCTGCGCGGCCGCAGCCAAGGCGCCGGTGAAGAAGAACGCGAAGGTGGCCGGTGTGAGCGTGCAGCTGGAGATGAAGGCACTGTGGGACGAGTTCAACCAGCTGGGCACCGAGATGATCGTCACCAAGGCCGGCAG GCGGATGTTCCCCACCTTCCAAGTGAAGCTCTTCGGCATGGATCCCATGGCCGACTATATGCTGCTCATGGACTTCGTGCCGGTGGATGATAAGCGCTACCG GTACGCCTTCCACAGCTCCTCCTGGCTGGTGGCAGGAAAGGCTGACCCTGCCACGCCAGGCCGTGTGCACTACCACCCCGACTCGCCTGCCAAGGGCGCGCAGTGGATGAAGCAAATCGTGTCCTTTGACAAGCTCAAGCTGACCAACAACCTACTGGACGACAACGGCCAC ATTATTCTGAATTCCATGCACAGATACCAGCCCCGCTTCCACGTCGTCTATGTGGACCCGCGCAAAGATAGCGAGAAATATGCCGAGGAGAACTTTAAAACCTTTGTGTTTGAGGAGACGCGATTCACCGCGGTCACTGCCTACCAGAACCATCGG ATCACGCAGCTCAAGATTGCCAGCAATCCCTTCGCCAAAGGCTTCCGGGACTGCGACCCTGAGGACTG GCCCCGGAACCACCGGCCCGGCGCGCTGCCGCTCATGAGCGCCTTCGCGCGCTCGCGGAACCCCGTGGCCTCCCCGACGCAGCCCAGCGGCGCGGAGAAAG ACGCGGCTGAGGCCCGGCGAGAATTCGAGCGCGACGCGGGCGGGCAGGCAGTACTCGGGGACCCGGCGCaccctccacagctgctggcccgggtgctaagcccctcgcTGCCCGCGGCGGGCGGTGCCGGCGGTCTAGTCCCGCTGCCCGGCGCGCCTGGAGGCCGGCCCAGTCCCCCGCACCCCGAGCTGCGCCTGGAGGCGCCCGGCGCATCGGAGCCGCTGCACCACCACCCCTACAAGTATCCGGCTGCCGCCTACGATCACTACCTCGGGGCCAAGAGCCGGCCGGCGCCCTACCCCCTGCCCGGCCTGCGTAGCCACGGCTACCACCCGCACGCTCACccgcaccaccaccaccaccccgtGAGTCcggctgccgccgccgccgccgccgccgccgcagctgCCGCGGCTGCCAACATGTACTCGTCGGCCGGAGCCGCGCCGCCCGGCTCCTACGACTACTGCCCCAGATAA
- the TBX1 gene encoding T-box transcription factor TBX1 isoform X2, with protein sequence MHFSTVTRDMEAFTASSLSSLGAAGGFPGAASPGADPYGPREPPPPPPPPRYDPCAAAAPGAPGPPPPHAYPFAPAARAATSAAAEPEGPGASCAAAAKAPVKKNAKVAGVSVQLEMKALWDEFNQLGTEMIVTKAGRRMFPTFQVKLFGMDPMADYMLLMDFVPVDDKRYRYAFHSSSWLVAGKADPATPGRVHYHPDSPAKGAQWMKQIVSFDKLKLTNNLLDDNGHIILNSMHRYQPRFHVVYVDPRKDSEKYAEENFKTFVFEETRFTAVTAYQNHRITQLKIASNPFAKGFRDCDPEDWPRNHRPGALPLMSAFARSRNPVASPTQPSGAEKDAAEARREFERDAGGQAVLGDPAHPPQLLARVLSPSLPAAGGAGGLVPLPGAPGGRPSPPHPELRLEAPGASEPLHHHPYKYPAAAYDHYLGAKSRPAPYPLPGLRSHGYHPHAHPHHHHHPVSPAAAAAAAAAAAAAAANMYSSAGAAPPGSYDYCPR encoded by the exons ATGCACTTCAGCACGGTCACCAGAGACATGGAAG CCTTCACGGCCAGCAGCCTGAGCAGCCTGGGGGCCGCGGGGGGCTTCCCGGGCGCCGCGTCGCCCGGCGCCGACCCATACGGCCCGCGCgagcccccgccgccgccgccgccaccgcgtTACGATCCgtgcgccgccgccgcccccggcGCCCCGGGCCCGCCGCCGCCGCACGCCTACCCGTTTGCGCCGGCCGCCCGGGCCGCCACCAGCGCCGCCGCCGAGCCCGAGGGCCCCGGGGCCAGCTGCGCGGCCGCAGCCAAGGCGCCGGTGAAGAAGAACGCGAAGGTGGCCGGTGTGAGCGTGCAGCTGGAGATGAAGGCACTGTGGGACGAGTTCAACCAGCTGGGCACCGAGATGATCGTCACCAAGGCCGGCAG GCGGATGTTCCCCACCTTCCAAGTGAAGCTCTTCGGCATGGATCCCATGGCCGACTATATGCTGCTCATGGACTTCGTGCCGGTGGATGATAAGCGCTACCG GTACGCCTTCCACAGCTCCTCCTGGCTGGTGGCAGGAAAGGCTGACCCTGCCACGCCAGGCCGTGTGCACTACCACCCCGACTCGCCTGCCAAGGGCGCGCAGTGGATGAAGCAAATCGTGTCCTTTGACAAGCTCAAGCTGACCAACAACCTACTGGACGACAACGGCCAC ATTATTCTGAATTCCATGCACAGATACCAGCCCCGCTTCCACGTCGTCTATGTGGACCCGCGCAAAGATAGCGAGAAATATGCCGAGGAGAACTTTAAAACCTTTGTGTTTGAGGAGACGCGATTCACCGCGGTCACTGCCTACCAGAACCATCGG ATCACGCAGCTCAAGATTGCCAGCAATCCCTTCGCCAAAGGCTTCCGGGACTGCGACCCTGAGGACTG GCCCCGGAACCACCGGCCCGGCGCGCTGCCGCTCATGAGCGCCTTCGCGCGCTCGCGGAACCCCGTGGCCTCCCCGACGCAGCCCAGCGGCGCGGAGAAAG ACGCGGCTGAGGCCCGGCGAGAATTCGAGCGCGACGCGGGCGGGCAGGCAGTACTCGGGGACCCGGCGCaccctccacagctgctggcccgggtgctaagcccctcgcTGCCCGCGGCGGGCGGTGCCGGCGGTCTAGTCCCGCTGCCCGGCGCGCCTGGAGGCCGGCCCAGTCCCCCGCACCCCGAGCTGCGCCTGGAGGCGCCCGGCGCATCGGAGCCGCTGCACCACCACCCCTACAAGTATCCGGCTGCCGCCTACGATCACTACCTCGGGGCCAAGAGCCGGCCGGCGCCCTACCCCCTGCCCGGCCTGCGTAGCCACGGCTACCACCCGCACGCTCACccgcaccaccaccaccaccccgtGAGTCcggctgccgccgccgccgccgccgccgccgcagctgCCGCGGCTGCCAACATGTACTCGTCGGCCGGAGCCGCGCCGCCCGGCTCCTACGACTACTGCCCCAGATAA
- the TBX1 gene encoding T-box transcription factor TBX1 isoform X3 gives MKALWDEFNQLGTEMIVTKAGRRMFPTFQVKLFGMDPMADYMLLMDFVPVDDKRYRYAFHSSSWLVAGKADPATPGRVHYHPDSPAKGAQWMKQIVSFDKLKLTNNLLDDNGHIILNSMHRYQPRFHVVYVDPRKDSEKYAEENFKTFVFEETRFTAVTAYQNHRITQLKIASNPFAKGFRDCDPEDWPRNHRPGALPLMSAFARSRNPVASPTQPSGAEKDAAEARREFERDAGGQAVLGDPAHPPQLLARVLSPSLPAAGGAGGLVPLPGAPGGRPSPPHPELRLEAPGASEPLHHHPYKYPAAAYDHYLGAKSRPAPYPLPGLRSHGYHPHAHPHHHHHPVSPAAAAAAAAAAAAAAANMYSSAGAAPPGSYDYCPR, from the exons ATGAAGGCACTGTGGGACGAGTTCAACCAGCTGGGCACCGAGATGATCGTCACCAAGGCCGGCAG GCGGATGTTCCCCACCTTCCAAGTGAAGCTCTTCGGCATGGATCCCATGGCCGACTATATGCTGCTCATGGACTTCGTGCCGGTGGATGATAAGCGCTACCG GTACGCCTTCCACAGCTCCTCCTGGCTGGTGGCAGGAAAGGCTGACCCTGCCACGCCAGGCCGTGTGCACTACCACCCCGACTCGCCTGCCAAGGGCGCGCAGTGGATGAAGCAAATCGTGTCCTTTGACAAGCTCAAGCTGACCAACAACCTACTGGACGACAACGGCCAC ATTATTCTGAATTCCATGCACAGATACCAGCCCCGCTTCCACGTCGTCTATGTGGACCCGCGCAAAGATAGCGAGAAATATGCCGAGGAGAACTTTAAAACCTTTGTGTTTGAGGAGACGCGATTCACCGCGGTCACTGCCTACCAGAACCATCGG ATCACGCAGCTCAAGATTGCCAGCAATCCCTTCGCCAAAGGCTTCCGGGACTGCGACCCTGAGGACTG GCCCCGGAACCACCGGCCCGGCGCGCTGCCGCTCATGAGCGCCTTCGCGCGCTCGCGGAACCCCGTGGCCTCCCCGACGCAGCCCAGCGGCGCGGAGAAAG ACGCGGCTGAGGCCCGGCGAGAATTCGAGCGCGACGCGGGCGGGCAGGCAGTACTCGGGGACCCGGCGCaccctccacagctgctggcccgggtgctaagcccctcgcTGCCCGCGGCGGGCGGTGCCGGCGGTCTAGTCCCGCTGCCCGGCGCGCCTGGAGGCCGGCCCAGTCCCCCGCACCCCGAGCTGCGCCTGGAGGCGCCCGGCGCATCGGAGCCGCTGCACCACCACCCCTACAAGTATCCGGCTGCCGCCTACGATCACTACCTCGGGGCCAAGAGCCGGCCGGCGCCCTACCCCCTGCCCGGCCTGCGTAGCCACGGCTACCACCCGCACGCTCACccgcaccaccaccaccaccccgtGAGTCcggctgccgccgccgccgccgccgccgccgcagctgCCGCGGCTGCCAACATGTACTCGTCGGCCGGAGCCGCGCCGCCCGGCTCCTACGACTACTGCCCCAGATAA